From the Bacillota bacterium genome, one window contains:
- a CDS encoding 4Fe-4S dicluster domain-containing protein: protein MKKTISRDKLPDLWKTLAGKMQLYLPVQDGPAVLLKQWEEGVDVNLDAVNTAISVKDIFLPREETYLQYHCSGQTLELSEMEDFQPAVAFGIHPCDLKAVELLDKVFMDQEPADTLYKKRREKTTVVALACNKPDPFCFCNDFAINPADAPGTDVMAHLTESNLLLEARTEKGKNLLEQLGELLEDGFKEDQRQNEFKTADFNLSLEGLADNLKSRFDDPLWDELYKSCLGCGVCTYVCPTCYCFDVEDYGHAYEGERFRCWDSCMFGEFTQMAGGHNPRTGRKERVRQRFLHKLQYYPETYGEIACVGCGRCLRSCPVNLDIVQVIKALGGEKVEQR from the coding sequence ATGAAGAAAACAATAAGCAGGGACAAATTACCCGATCTATGGAAAACCCTGGCAGGGAAAATGCAGCTTTACCTGCCTGTTCAGGATGGGCCGGCAGTCCTTCTTAAACAGTGGGAGGAAGGCGTAGATGTTAACCTCGATGCTGTGAATACTGCCATATCAGTAAAAGATATTTTCCTGCCCCGTGAGGAAACATATCTACAGTACCACTGTAGTGGTCAGACCCTGGAGCTTTCTGAAATGGAAGATTTCCAGCCAGCAGTTGCATTTGGTATTCACCCCTGTGATTTGAAAGCTGTAGAGCTGCTCGATAAGGTTTTCATGGATCAGGAACCTGCCGATACTCTCTATAAAAAGCGACGTGAAAAAACTACCGTGGTTGCCCTGGCCTGTAATAAGCCGGATCCATTCTGTTTCTGCAATGACTTTGCTATTAACCCTGCCGATGCTCCGGGTACAGACGTGATGGCTCACCTGACTGAAAGTAATCTGCTGCTTGAAGCAAGAACTGAAAAGGGTAAAAATCTTTTGGAACAGTTGGGTGAATTACTGGAGGATGGCTTCAAAGAAGACCAGAGGCAGAATGAGTTTAAGACAGCCGACTTTAACCTCAGTCTGGAAGGTCTGGCGGATAATTTAAAGAGCCGCTTTGATGATCCCCTTTGGGATGAACTCTACAAAAGCTGTCTTGGCTGTGGTGTTTGTACCTATGTCTGTCCAACCTGTTACTGCTTCGACGTTGAAGATTACGGACATGCCTATGAAGGAGAGCGCTTCCGCTGCTGGGACAGCTGCATGTTCGGTGAATTTACCCAGATGGCTGGTGGACATAATCCCCGGACTGGCAGAAAAGAAAGAGTTCGGCAGCGTTTTCTTCACAAACTGCAGTACTATCCCGAGACATATGGTGAAATTGCCTGTGTCGGCTGTGGTAGATGCCTGCGCAGCTGTCCCGTGAATCTCGATATTGTGCAGGTTATAAAAGCCCTGGGAGGTGAAAAAGTTGAGCAGCGCTAA
- a CDS encoding HTH domain-containing protein: MDGNIILEKIRQMNRAFLRSDEQLLTMDEAATIIAEVIGSDVLVVERDGKVLGSGLPTAGNNNFFEPLVKEGFLPEGSALMGLVKACEPLVDKPFKEKSGSKKNFTLSMIPLLSKGRCLATLLLGYSEKELDKEKLVVGEAGSALIGMMILHKVIDQNEEDTRNRELAEVAFESLSYSEVEAIREILKNLENNESVVVASKIADSLGITRSVIVNALRKFESAGIIESRSLGMKGTFIRVKNTHALELVAARSERFGAAFR, from the coding sequence ATGGACGGAAATATTATACTGGAAAAAATCAGGCAGATGAACCGTGCTTTCCTCCGAAGCGATGAACAATTGCTTACAATGGATGAAGCAGCGACAATTATTGCTGAGGTCATTGGTTCAGATGTCCTGGTTGTAGAGCGAGACGGCAAGGTTTTAGGCAGTGGGCTGCCCACTGCGGGAAACAATAATTTCTTTGAACCACTGGTTAAAGAAGGCTTTTTACCGGAAGGCTCGGCCTTGATGGGCCTGGTTAAAGCTTGCGAACCTTTAGTTGATAAACCATTTAAAGAGAAATCCGGAAGTAAAAAAAACTTCACACTTTCCATGATCCCACTTTTGAGTAAAGGCAGATGCCTTGCTACTTTATTATTAGGCTACAGTGAGAAAGAGTTAGATAAGGAAAAATTGGTTGTTGGTGAAGCAGGCTCAGCGCTTATTGGTATGATGATTTTGCATAAGGTAATCGATCAGAACGAGGAAGACACCAGAAACAGAGAACTGGCGGAAGTAGCTTTTGAAAGCCTGTCATATTCAGAGGTTGAAGCAATTCGGGAAATTCTTAAAAATCTCGAGAATAATGAAAGCGTAGTTGTTGCCAGCAAGATAGCTGATAGCCTTGGCATCACCAGGTCAGTTATTGTAAATGCTTTAAGAAAATTTGAAAGTGCAGGGATTATTGAATCGAGATCTTTAGGCATGAAAGGCACCTTTATCAGGGTTAAGAACACGCATGCACTGGAACTGGTTGCAGCCAGGTCCGAACGTTTTGGGGCAGCGTTTCGTTAA
- a CDS encoding FAD/NAD(P)-binding protein, which translates to MSSANPLVPQKATVLDITAETPDIKTLRVSGKDGLPFDFKPGQCAMISVPPVGEAIFSITSSPTCRDCLEFSIKEVGSVSSALHALNPGQQIGIRGPYGNGFPVEQMRGKDLLFIGGGIGLAPLRSLIGYCFANRVEYGHIDIVYGARSPADLIRKSEIREDWPAQPDTSVYLTVDAEFPDWSGHVGFVPSYVSELAFTPEGKVAITCGPPIMIKFVLKALDELRFSPDQVITTLEMRMKCGVGKCGRCNIGPVYVCKDGPVFTLAELNELPAEY; encoded by the coding sequence TTGAGCAGCGCTAATCCCTTAGTTCCTCAAAAGGCCACCGTGCTCGATATTACTGCCGAGACTCCGGATATAAAAACCCTGCGGGTATCCGGCAAAGATGGCCTGCCTTTTGACTTTAAACCCGGGCAGTGCGCCATGATTTCAGTTCCACCGGTCGGAGAAGCAATATTTTCTATTACCTCTTCACCCACCTGTCGTGACTGTCTCGAATTCAGTATTAAAGAAGTCGGTTCTGTATCAAGTGCGCTGCACGCTCTCAATCCCGGTCAGCAGATCGGTATCAGGGGTCCCTACGGCAATGGTTTTCCAGTTGAACAAATGCGTGGAAAAGATCTGCTTTTTATTGGTGGTGGTATAGGACTTGCCCCACTTCGTTCACTGATCGGTTACTGTTTTGCAAATAGAGTTGAATACGGTCATATCGATATTGTCTACGGAGCCCGCAGCCCGGCCGACCTGATCAGGAAAAGTGAGATCAGGGAAGACTGGCCGGCTCAACCGGACACCAGTGTATACCTGACAGTTGATGCCGAGTTTCCTGACTGGAGTGGACATGTTGGCTTTGTGCCCTCCTATGTTTCCGAACTGGCCTTTACACCGGAAGGCAAGGTAGCCATAACCTGCGGTCCTCCGATTATGATCAAATTTGTTCTCAAAGCATTGGACGAACTTAGGTTTTCACCGGATCAGGTAATCACAACCCTGGAAATGCGCATGAAATGCGGTGTGGGAAAATGCGGCCGCTGCAATATAGGCCCGGTTTACGTATGCAAAGACGGACCTGTATTTACCCTGGCAGAACTCAACGAACTCCCTGCCGAATACTAA
- the larC gene encoding nickel pincer cofactor biosynthesis protein LarC has product MYNSEARNGITIYFDCYSGISGDMVLGTLLDLGLELNRLQKMLDGLKLPGYRLESEKISRGGIQGTRAKVILEDQKPVMRNLPEILSLIDKADLPQPVRENSTAVFNNLALAEAKVHGISVEKVHFHEVGAIDAIVDIVGASCAFYLLEVEHIFCSPLPTGRGEVKTAHGKLPLPAPATLELLALRNVPIRGSEAEFELVTPTGAAIITTFAEAFGPIPALTLELVGYGAGSHDPGYPNYLRTLMGTAAGKVIGYDEEVLLLETNIDDLNPEIYGYLMKKLFTAGALDVYYTPIQMKKNRPAVKITVLTSPDMANIISDLLFLETTTLGVRLTYGRKIMKHRETAVVETDWGPIRIKYVPQGDNAIPVHYAPEFDDCQAVAEKSTLPLKEIYRLAESLFRSGYRK; this is encoded by the coding sequence ATGTACAATAGTGAAGCCCGTAACGGGATTACCATTTATTTTGATTGTTACAGTGGGATAAGCGGCGACATGGTTTTAGGGACGCTCCTGGATCTTGGCCTGGAACTGAACCGACTTCAGAAAATGCTTGATGGTCTTAAACTGCCAGGTTACCGGCTCGAATCAGAGAAGATATCCCGGGGTGGAATTCAGGGAACCAGGGCAAAGGTGATCCTCGAAGATCAAAAACCGGTAATGAGAAATTTACCGGAAATATTAAGCTTGATTGATAAAGCAGATCTGCCGCAGCCGGTTCGGGAAAACAGTACAGCCGTATTTAACAATCTGGCTCTTGCTGAAGCAAAGGTTCATGGAATATCCGTTGAAAAAGTTCATTTTCACGAAGTCGGAGCAATTGATGCTATTGTTGACATTGTGGGAGCGAGCTGTGCTTTTTACCTCTTGGAGGTTGAGCATATTTTCTGTTCACCTCTGCCTACAGGTAGAGGTGAAGTCAAGACGGCACACGGAAAGTTACCCCTCCCCGCACCGGCAACTTTGGAACTGCTTGCTTTGCGAAATGTTCCAATCAGGGGCTCTGAAGCAGAATTCGAGCTTGTCACCCCAACGGGTGCGGCTATTATTACTACTTTTGCCGAAGCATTTGGCCCAATTCCTGCCCTTACGCTTGAATTGGTTGGCTATGGGGCGGGAAGCCACGATCCCGGCTATCCAAACTACCTGAGGACTCTTATGGGTACTGCTGCCGGAAAAGTTATAGGTTATGATGAAGAAGTTTTGCTGCTTGAGACAAATATTGATGATTTAAATCCTGAAATTTATGGTTATCTAATGAAGAAACTATTTACTGCCGGCGCACTGGATGTTTACTACACCCCGATACAGATGAAGAAAAACCGTCCCGCAGTTAAAATTACAGTACTAACATCTCCGGACATGGCAAACATAATAAGCGATCTTCTATTCCTTGAAACAACAACCCTCGGGGTGCGATTAACTTATGGCCGAAAAATCATGAAGCACCGCGAAACAGCAGTGGTCGAGACTGACTGGGGGCCGATCAGAATCAAATATGTTCCACAAGGCGATAATGCAATTCCTGTCCATTACGCTCCCGAATTTGATGACTGCCAGGCAGTGGCTGAAAAATCAACACTACCACTTAAAGAAATTTACAGACTGGCGGAATCTTTATTCCGGTCGGGTTATCGTAAATAA
- the larB gene encoding nickel pincer cofactor biosynthesis protein LarB yields the protein MDANKFRELLKDVRDGKISIEKASEKLQFMPYENLGFARVDHHRHLRRGFPEVIFCPGKTAEQVVAIVGSLSVTGGTVLATRATPEIYDAVRIEFPGAEYHKVAKAIVVPGEEISEKTGLVVIVSAGTADLPVAEEAALTAELIGSKVERVYDVGVAGIHRLFDCWDKISKARVIVVVAGMEGALASVVGGLAACPVIAVPTSIGYGANFGGLAPLLTMLNSCATGVAVVNIDNGYGAGYMAALINKVGKGETV from the coding sequence ATCGACGCAAATAAATTTCGGGAACTGCTTAAGGATGTCCGTGATGGCAAGATAAGTATCGAGAAGGCTTCTGAAAAATTACAGTTTATGCCTTACGAGAACCTTGGTTTTGCCAGGGTTGATCACCATCGGCACCTGCGCCGTGGTTTTCCTGAAGTTATCTTCTGTCCTGGTAAAACTGCAGAGCAGGTAGTTGCCATAGTCGGCAGCCTTTCTGTAACAGGTGGTACTGTTTTGGCTACCAGAGCAACTCCTGAGATTTATGATGCGGTCAGGATAGAATTTCCCGGTGCCGAATACCACAAAGTAGCAAAAGCCATCGTAGTTCCTGGAGAAGAGATTTCTGAAAAGACAGGATTGGTGGTTATTGTTTCAGCAGGGACAGCAGATCTTCCGGTAGCCGAGGAAGCTGCTCTGACAGCAGAACTGATCGGCAGCAAAGTCGAAAGAGTTTACGATGTAGGGGTTGCCGGTATTCATCGGTTATTTGACTGCTGGGATAAAATCAGCAAGGCAAGGGTTATCGTTGTTGTAGCCGGTATGGAGGGTGCCCTGGCCAGTGTTGTGGGAGGCCTGGCAGCCTGTCCGGTGATAGCTGTGCCAACAAGTATAGGGTACGGTGCAAACTTTGGCGGGCTTGCTCCGCTACTGACTATGCTGAACAGCTGTGCAACGGGTGTTGCTGTGGTTAATATTGATAATGGGTACGGGGCCGGTTATATGGCAGCGTTGATTAACAAGGTTGGCAAAGGAGAAACAGTTTGA
- a CDS encoding gamma carbonic anhydrase family protein, with product MFVSFEGKTPEVSDGAFVAPTATLIGDVIVEEGASIWFGAVLRGDFGRIIVKKGSSVQDNVVVHVIPDCETIVGENVTVAHGAVLHGCTIEKGAIIGMNSVIQDFSVVGEEAMVAAGSVVPANMQIPPRHLVAGVPAEVKKEITGASLMWVATSAPMYQDLANRYIKQGIGKK from the coding sequence ATGTTTGTAAGCTTTGAAGGTAAAACTCCGGAGGTCAGTGATGGCGCATTTGTAGCACCGACAGCAACTTTAATCGGAGATGTGATTGTCGAAGAAGGCGCAAGCATCTGGTTTGGAGCAGTTTTGAGAGGAGATTTCGGTAGGATAATCGTAAAAAAAGGCAGCAGCGTTCAGGATAATGTTGTGGTACATGTTATCCCTGATTGTGAAACTATTGTCGGTGAAAATGTAACGGTTGCTCATGGTGCAGTACTTCACGGATGCACCATTGAGAAAGGAGCAATCATCGGCATGAATTCAGTCATTCAGGATTTTTCAGTTGTCGGAGAAGAAGCGATGGTTGCCGCCGGTAGTGTCGTTCCGGCGAACATGCAAATCCCACCCAGGCACCTTGTCGCCGGGGTTCCGGCAGAAGTTAAGAAGGAAATAACCGGCGCCTCACTCATGTGGGTTGCCACCAGCGCTCCAATGTACCAGGATCTGGCAAACAGATACATAAAACAGGGCATAGGCAAAAAATAA